In a single window of the Chondrocystis sp. NIES-4102 genome:
- a CDS encoding NADPH-dependent FMN reductase — protein sequence MVYVVAIAGSPSYPSKSYAILEYATKILQQQKIQTEIISIRDLTPEDLIFGQYDSPTFEPTKAIVANANALIIATPIYKAAYTGLLKAFLDLLPQKAFSGKVILPLATGGSLAHLLSVDYALKPVLSELGARYILGTIYLVDKQIQLQANGEVQLNEDSDQRLKAALQELVAVSNGLPAISQELVKTT from the coding sequence ATGGTTTATGTAGTGGCGATCGCTGGAAGTCCTTCTTATCCATCTAAAAGTTACGCTATTTTAGAGTATGCTACTAAAATTTTACAGCAACAAAAAATTCAAACCGAAATTATTTCTATTCGGGATTTAACGCCTGAAGATTTGATTTTTGGGCAATATGATAGTCCTACCTTTGAACCGACAAAAGCTATAGTTGCTAATGCCAATGCTTTAATTATTGCTACCCCCATATATAAAGCTGCCTATACAGGGCTATTAAAGGCGTTCTTAGACTTGCTCCCTCAAAAAGCCTTTTCTGGCAAAGTTATTCTGCCTTTAGCTACAGGCGGATCGCTGGCGCATTTGTTATCAGTTGATTACGCTCTTAAACCAGTTTTGTCTGAGTTAGGAGCAAGATATATTTTAGGGACGATTTATTTAGTAGACAAACAAATTCAACTCCAGGCAAATGGCGAGGTTCAACTCAACGAAGATAGCGATCAACGCCTTAAAGCAGCCTTACAAGAGTTGGTGGCAGTTAGCAACGGTTTGCCAGCAATTTCTCAAGAATTAGTTAAAACAACTTAA
- a CDS encoding ABC transporter-related protein, which yields MQAADLKILELSKSYNQQQVLEKLDLEIASGEFVAIVGRSGCGKSTLLRLIAGLEIPSSGGILIDGKPLKKLNQSARMMFQDERLLLWKRVLENVGIGQKGNWVSQAMWALEQVGLRDRSNDWITSLSGGQRQRVALARALVSQPRLLLLDEPLGALDALTRIEMQRLIEHLWQKQRFTTLLITHDVEEAVILADRVILLEAGRVQLDIPVPLPRPRQRGNAMFAALVERILERVLISPTTSKKLTSNKQLTSSKIK from the coding sequence ATGCAAGCAGCAGACCTAAAAATTTTAGAGTTAAGCAAATCCTATAATCAACAACAGGTTTTAGAAAAATTAGATTTAGAAATTGCCAGTGGCGAATTTGTGGCAATTGTTGGACGTAGTGGGTGTGGTAAAAGCACCCTATTAAGACTAATTGCTGGGCTGGAAATTCCCAGTAGTGGTGGCATCTTGATTGACGGTAAACCCTTAAAGAAGCTGAATCAATCCGCCCGTATGATGTTTCAGGATGAGCGGTTATTACTATGGAAACGAGTTTTAGAAAACGTCGGTATAGGACAAAAAGGTAATTGGGTATCCCAAGCTATGTGGGCATTAGAACAGGTCGGCTTACGAGATCGCTCTAATGATTGGATTACCTCACTTTCTGGTGGACAACGTCAACGAGTTGCTCTAGCTAGAGCTTTAGTTAGTCAACCGCGTTTACTACTATTGGATGAACCTTTAGGGGCGTTAGATGCTTTAACCCGTATCGAAATGCAACGATTGATCGAGCATCTTTGGCAAAAACAACGATTTACAACTTTGTTAATCACCCATGATGTTGAAGAAGCAGTAATTTTAGCCGATCGCGTCATCTTATTAGAAGCAGGTCGAGTGCAGTTAGATATACCTGTGCCTTTACCTCGCCCTCGTCAACGCGGTAATGCTATGTTTGCAGCTTTAGTAGAACGTATTTTAGAGCGAGTACTGATTAGTCCAACTACTTCTAAAAAACTAACTTCAAACAAACAATTAACTTCCTCAAAGATTAAATAA
- a CDS encoding binding-protein-dependent transport systems inner membrane component: MNKILNKKQLRLVAPWILPILLLLIWQVLAQVGLISTKVLPTPIAVVRAGIHLASTGELYKHIYISAVRAIWGFIIGGAIGFILGLLNGVFRWSELLLDTSVQMLRNIPHLAMIPLVILWFGIGDSGRIFLVAIGVLFPIYINTYLGIRTIDRGLLEMGKIYGLSFWDLFWQIILPGALPSILVGVRYALGIMWLTLIVAETIAANSGIGYLAMNAREFMQTDVVVFAILLYALLGKFADVIARQLETKLLQWHPSYQL; the protein is encoded by the coding sequence ATGAATAAGATCTTAAACAAAAAACAATTAAGACTAGTTGCCCCTTGGATACTACCCATTTTACTGTTGCTTATTTGGCAAGTATTGGCACAGGTAGGTTTAATTTCTACTAAAGTTTTACCGACACCTATTGCTGTAGTCAGGGCAGGTATTCATTTAGCTAGCACAGGTGAATTATACAAACATATTTATATTAGTGCTGTTCGGGCGATATGGGGATTCATTATCGGTGGTGCGATAGGCTTCATTTTAGGTCTGTTAAACGGTGTCTTTCGATGGTCAGAACTTCTTTTAGATACTTCCGTCCAGATGTTGCGAAACATTCCCCATCTAGCCATGATACCTCTAGTAATCCTTTGGTTTGGTATTGGCGATAGTGGCAGAATTTTCTTAGTTGCGATCGGGGTTTTATTTCCCATTTATATAAATACTTATTTGGGAATTCGTACTATTGATCGAGGTCTACTAGAAATGGGCAAAATTTATGGACTTTCATTTTGGGATCTATTTTGGCAAATCATTCTTCCAGGCGCATTACCATCAATCTTAGTTGGAGTACGTTATGCGTTAGGAATTATGTGGCTGACCTTAATTGTAGCCGAAACGATCGCAGCCAACTCAGGAATCGGCTATCTGGCAATGAATGCTCGTGAGTTTATGCAAACGGATGTGGTGGTGTTTGCTATCTTACTGTACGCCCTATTAGGAAAATTTGCAGATGTCATCGCCCGTCAACTGGAAACAAAGTTGCTTCAGTGGCATCCCAGTTATCAACTTTAA
- a CDS encoding carbonic anhydrase, with protein MSLYKQIEHKLEERRNWSLRRQLGIPNNKRLWVLACMDERLPVEKALGIELGDAHIFRNAGGLVTDDAIRSAMLTTQFFGTQEIIVLNHTECGMMTASGDLITQVLKDRGINVDQVDLDPSLPDLKLNQGVFSNWIKTFTNVDAIALKQVELLKKSPLIPDKVKIHSYIWEVETQSLRRPFERLSEQVNTAEAMKIRQEKSVLASLTNSADE; from the coding sequence ATGAGTTTATATAAGCAAATCGAGCATAAGCTTGAAGAAAGACGTAATTGGTCGCTGCGCAGACAATTGGGCATTCCAAACAATAAACGTTTATGGGTTTTAGCCTGTATGGATGAACGATTACCTGTAGAAAAAGCGTTAGGAATTGAACTAGGAGATGCTCATATTTTTCGTAATGCTGGCGGACTAGTGACAGATGATGCAATTCGTTCAGCTATGCTGACAACACAGTTTTTTGGAACTCAAGAAATTATTGTTCTCAATCATACTGAGTGCGGTATGATGACGGCTTCTGGGGATTTGATCACCCAAGTTTTGAAAGATAGAGGTATTAATGTTGATCAAGTCGATTTAGACCCATCTCTACCAGATTTGAAGCTAAATCAAGGAGTTTTTTCCAATTGGATTAAAACCTTTACTAATGTAGATGCGATCGCGCTCAAACAAGTGGAATTGTTGAAAAAATCACCTTTAATTCCAGATAAGGTAAAAATTCATAGTTATATATGGGAAGTAGAAACACAAAGTTTGCGCCGTCCTTTTGAACGCTTAAGTGAGCAAGTTAATACAGCAGAAGCCATGAAAATAAGGCAAGAGAAATCAGTTTTGGCATCTTTAACTAATTCTGCTGATGAATAA
- a CDS encoding alkanesulfonate monooxygenase — MQVLWFIPTHGDGHYLGTTIGGRATDITYLTQIAQAVDRLGYTGALLPTGRSCEDAWIVAATLMAHTQRMRFLVAVRPGLVSPAVAARMAATFDRLSGGRLLINVVTGGDPIELAGDGLHLNHTERYQLTDEFLTAWRSLNCEAETHFQGEHLNIRGGKLMFSSLQKPYPPLWFGGSSAIAQEVAAKHIDVYLTWGETPDQVAQKIAQVRHLAEQQGRKLRFGIRLHVIVRETASQAWDAANQLIRYVDEQAIATAQKAYARMDSEGQRRMSSLHQGKRETLEISPNLWAGIGLVRGGAGTALVGDPDTVAARMLEYANLGIENFILSGYPHLEEAYRVAELLFPRLPLENLPALPEQVMFSPFGEIIANHHFPQQEFKDQIATFVD; from the coding sequence ATGCAAGTTCTTTGGTTTATTCCCACTCATGGAGATGGTCATTATTTAGGTACGACAATTGGTGGACGAGCAACCGATATCACTTATCTGACACAAATTGCTCAAGCTGTCGATCGCTTGGGGTATACGGGAGCGTTACTACCGACAGGAAGATCCTGTGAAGATGCCTGGATAGTCGCTGCAACCCTGATGGCACATACCCAACGGATGCGCTTTCTGGTAGCGGTGCGTCCTGGATTAGTTTCACCCGCAGTTGCTGCACGTATGGCTGCTACTTTTGATCGCTTGTCTGGGGGACGCTTGTTAATTAACGTTGTTACGGGTGGCGATCCGATTGAATTAGCAGGAGATGGATTGCATTTAAATCATACAGAACGTTATCAACTAACAGATGAATTTTTAACTGCATGGCGATCGCTAAATTGTGAAGCAGAAACTCATTTTCAAGGTGAACATCTAAACATTCGTGGTGGAAAATTAATGTTTTCTTCTCTACAAAAACCCTACCCTCCTTTATGGTTTGGTGGTTCTTCAGCGATCGCTCAAGAAGTTGCAGCTAAACATATAGATGTCTATTTAACTTGGGGAGAAACCCCAGATCAAGTAGCTCAAAAAATTGCTCAAGTTCGTCATTTAGCGGAACAACAGGGACGGAAATTACGCTTTGGAATTCGTTTACACGTAATTGTGCGAGAAACAGCAAGCCAAGCCTGGGATGCAGCTAATCAACTAATTAGATATGTGGATGAGCAAGCGATCGCCACGGCTCAAAAGGCATATGCTCGTATGGATTCGGAAGGACAAAGGCGTATGAGTTCACTACATCAAGGTAAGCGTGAGACGCTAGAAATAAGTCCTAATTTATGGGCTGGGATTGGTTTAGTTAGAGGCGGGGCTGGAACTGCTTTAGTTGGCGATCCTGATACTGTAGCAGCCAGGATGTTAGAGTATGCAAATTTAGGAATAGAGAATTTTATTTTATCTGGTTATCCTCATTTAGAAGAAGCCTACCGTGTAGCAGAATTATTATTTCCCCGTTTACCCTTGGAAAACTTGCCAGCACTTCCAGAGCAAGTGATGTTTAGTCCTTTTGGCGAAATAATAGCTAATCATCATTTTCCTCAACAGGAATTTAAAGATCAAATAGCTACCTTTGTAGATTGA
- a CDS encoding aliphatic sulfonates ABC transporter substrate-binding protein, with product MVFRSTLFFKNISSYFPTFCFYLRPSSLLLIIGLGLSTTLTACIPSDSVNSTNAISPVTSSVGTSNSGDEVENRVIRIGYQKFGTLSILKARENLEQRFKSQGITVQWVLFPAGPQLLEAINAGSIDFGHTGEAPPLFAQAAGVPLKYIANQTPNPKAEGILVHQDSTIKTVKDLKGKKIALNKGSNVHYLLVKALEAANIKYEEVETVFLPPADARAAFEQGSVDAWAIWDPFYTAAKQATNARILEDGEGLVANREFYLADQSFADRHWERIQIILEETEKADIWANTHVTEAAQLLSPELGIDVAVLEEVLQRRPSGIETIKPEVIKEQQQIADTFYQLKLLPKPVQVQEVAQTNN from the coding sequence GTGGTTTTTCGCTCAACATTATTTTTCAAAAATATTTCAAGTTATTTCCCTACGTTTTGCTTCTATCTTCGACCTAGTTCGCTTCTACTTATAATAGGTTTGGGATTAAGTACGACTTTAACAGCCTGTATTCCTAGCGATTCTGTCAACTCAACTAATGCCATTTCCCCAGTTACTTCTTCTGTGGGTACAAGTAATTCTGGTGACGAAGTTGAAAATCGAGTTATTCGGATTGGATATCAGAAGTTTGGAACACTATCAATCCTTAAAGCCAGAGAAAATTTAGAACAACGTTTCAAAAGTCAAGGTATTACGGTACAGTGGGTTCTCTTTCCTGCAGGACCTCAACTATTAGAAGCTATTAATGCAGGTAGTATCGACTTTGGACACACGGGAGAAGCACCTCCTTTATTTGCTCAAGCTGCTGGAGTACCCTTAAAATATATTGCCAATCAAACACCCAACCCCAAAGCTGAAGGCATCTTAGTCCATCAAGACTCAACCATCAAAACAGTAAAGGATCTTAAAGGTAAAAAAATTGCTTTAAATAAGGGTTCTAATGTACATTACCTGCTAGTCAAGGCTTTAGAAGCAGCAAATATTAAATATGAAGAGGTGGAAACAGTGTTTTTGCCTCCTGCCGATGCCAGGGCTGCCTTCGAGCAAGGTAGTGTAGATGCTTGGGCGATTTGGGATCCTTTCTATACAGCAGCAAAACAGGCGACAAATGCCCGCATATTGGAAGATGGAGAGGGATTAGTCGCAAATCGAGAGTTTTATTTAGCAGATCAATCTTTCGCCGATCGCCATTGGGAAAGAATCCAAATAATTTTAGAAGAAACGGAAAAAGCGGATATCTGGGCAAATACCCATGTTACAGAAGCAGCACAGCTTTTATCACCTGAATTAGGTATTGACGTAGCGGTATTAGAAGAAGTCTTACAACGTCGTCCTAGTGGTATTGAAACTATCAAACCAGAGGTAATTAAGGAGCAACAGCAAATAGCGGATACATTTTATCAACTAAAACTATTACCCAAACCAGTTCAAGTTCAAGAAGTAGCTCAAACAAACAACTAA
- a CDS encoding serine O-acetyltransferase: MNLSPLPTNPQEDNVVQTTSIFQLLKSDLLTTKKLSNQNLLELLFCSPGLQALFLHRGANWLEGLKIPLLPRFISALKRFMTGIEIHPGAKIGKGVLICHGSGVVIGETAIIGDGSLIYQDVTLGGTGKEAGKRHPTLGKNVIVEPGAKVLGNIKIGDNVRICAGAVVLRNVPDNSVVAGVPGRIIYSDWNLNSQSEQELKIDRQAQIIQNLFKRIKLLENQVENWKSKSNCLSDACIVDVQANLHSESDDLIEEFLEGAGI, encoded by the coding sequence ATGAACCTTAGTCCACTTCCAACCAATCCTCAAGAAGATAATGTTGTCCAGACTACTAGCATTTTTCAACTGTTAAAATCAGATCTCCTCACGACTAAAAAACTCTCAAACCAAAACCTTTTAGAATTATTATTTTGCTCACCTGGATTGCAAGCATTATTTCTGCATCGGGGAGCTAATTGGCTTGAGGGTTTAAAAATTCCGCTTCTGCCTCGGTTCATTTCTGCCTTAAAACGTTTTATGACAGGAATTGAAATTCATCCTGGGGCTAAAATAGGTAAGGGTGTTTTGATTTGTCATGGTTCTGGAGTTGTAATCGGTGAAACAGCGATTATTGGCGATGGAAGTCTTATCTATCAAGATGTTACTTTGGGCGGAACTGGTAAAGAGGCAGGCAAACGTCATCCAACTCTTGGGAAAAATGTGATAGTTGAGCCTGGGGCTAAAGTTTTAGGCAACATTAAAATTGGTGATAATGTTCGTATCTGCGCAGGTGCAGTTGTACTGCGAAATGTTCCAGATAATAGTGTAGTTGCGGGTGTACCTGGAAGAATAATCTATTCAGACTGGAATCTTAATTCTCAATCTGAGCAAGAATTAAAAATAGATCGGCAAGCTCAAATTATCCAAAATTTATTCAAACGAATTAAGCTACTTGAAAATCAAGTGGAAAATTGGAAATCAAAATCTAATTGTTTGTCAGATGCCTGCATAGTAGATGTTCAAGCTAATCTCCACTCTGAATCGGATGATCTGATTGAAGAATTTTTAGAAGGTGCTGGAATTTAA
- a CDS encoding MgtC/SapB transporter gives MFIAASDWKQIIFRLTLALIIGCVIGINRQQGGRPAGMRTFMLVSMGSALFVMIPLLVEGESPYATTNALSRTIQGVTTGVGFLGAGLILQESSPKSKIPKIKGLTTAASIWVAAALGAAMGCGLWQIGLYGAFLTAVAVTEATGFHIPWSHHFNNLEWRKSG, from the coding sequence ATGTTTATTGCTGCTTCTGATTGGAAACAAATTATATTTAGACTGACGTTAGCACTAATAATTGGGTGTGTGATCGGTATTAATCGTCAGCAAGGAGGTAGACCTGCAGGGATGAGAACATTCATGTTAGTCTCTATGGGATCTGCTTTGTTTGTGATGATTCCTTTATTAGTAGAAGGAGAAAGTCCTTATGCAACAACCAATGCCTTAAGTCGGACTATTCAAGGAGTGACAACAGGAGTTGGTTTTCTGGGAGCGGGACTAATCTTACAGGAATCTTCTCCAAAATCCAAAATACCAAAAATTAAGGGTTTGACCACTGCAGCATCGATTTGGGTAGCTGCTGCATTAGGGGCAGCAATGGGCTGTGGTTTATGGCAAATAGGCTTATACGGGGCTTTTTTAACTGCGGTCGCAGTGACGGAAGCCACGGGATTTCACATCCCGTGGTCGCATCACTTTAATAACCTTGAGTGGCGAAAGAGCGGATGA